CCTGCTGGTGATCTTCGAGTTCTTATTCACGTTTGCAGCATTGCTTCGACACTTTTTCTTAAAAGATCCAGGACACCAGCTAAAGGAGGAGGTGATCACTGGCAATTTCTGCGCTATTTATGAAATGCTCGGCGAAATGCTTCAGTTTGGGTACCCTACAAATATGGAGCCTACTTACTTAGCATCGGTAGTACCGGGGCTTCCGCAGCCAAAGACAGGTTTTGACTTCCACGCGTCGCTTCGTAAGCCCAATTCAGAAAAAACTTTGGAAAGAGCAGCTTCTTCGGCCATGGACCACAGCTACGACTCGAACATGGTGCTGTGGAGGGATTCGGGGATCAAGTATCGCCGAAATGAGATTTTTCTCAATGTGGATGAGAAAGTTAATATCACATTGGACAACCGTGGCAGGTGCCTTCGTTCGTTTATCGACGGTGTTATTTCTATGAAGACACATCTCTCGGGAATGCCAGTTTGCCGTTTTGGCTTCGCTGACGATAGATCAGATACAGGGCTCCTTGACAAGATTAGTCTTGACGACTTTAAGTTTCACAAGTGCGtggacttggccaagtacGATACTGATCGGGTGATTCGGTTTGTGCCTCCTGACGGCGCCTTTCAACTCATGTCCTATCACATCTCCAACCCATTTGTGCTTCCTTTCAAAGTGGTTCCTAAAGTCAGTGTTGTTGGGGATAGAATGACCATTAGAGTTATTCTCCGATCGACTTTTGAGTCAACTGTGGCCGCCACGGGCGTCACGGTCACAATTCCAACCCCAGGAGAGATTCTAAAAAATAATATTACATGCACCAACGGAAAGGCCAGGTACAGCCCTGGAGAAAACACGATAACATGGAAGTTCTCCAAGGTCTTTGGAGAGCTGGAACACTCTCTTATTGCTGACCTCAAGCTTCCAGAGGCAGACGAGTTTCTGCTGAAGCACTCCACCACGAACAGGAAGCCCTTGGGCCTAGATTTCACCATGGACATGTTCAGTGCCTCGGGGCTTTCCgtgaaattcttgaaggTGGTTGAGAAATCCAATTACAGAACCGTCAAGTGGATCAAGTACACGACACTGGCCGGCTCCTACGAGATACGAATGTGAGGCCCTAATGTGTTCCTCGCCATTTTCCACGAAACACGAAATTGGGAAAACCCAATGCGGCCCATCGTCTTTGCCTGACCTAAAACACATTTCAAACACTTTTGCGGATACATATTTTTCACAATTTGAAATTTGCGTCCAAGCTGAAATGTTTTATTCTTGGATTATCCGATATCACCAACGGCATTCGAAATACTATTCAATATTTTCACATTCATGTGACAGCTAAAGGTCAACAAAACTGGATTTGCAATCATACATCATAAACCATTGCCGCGTGTACCCAGTTCCTCATCTAACCAAGTTACTCAGAGGTACGTTACTTGTGGGCCTGAACACTGCGGGAGAGTATGCGAAAATCAAACATCTCAAAATTTTACCTCCCCCACGTTTTCCATACGCCCTCTCAATAATACACAAACAAAGGGATGAGAGACCTCCTCGTTTTTGGCGGTAGCTCAGTTCCGTCGCTCGCAAAAGCTATTTGCAGAAACTTGACCAtccaagttggtgaagtgGACCTGCGAAAGTTCTCAAATGGTGAGACCTCCATCACTGTGAAAGACTCTGTGCGTGAGAAAGACGTCTTCATCGTCCAGAGCGGTTGCGGTGAAGTCAACGATAACttcattgagctcttgaTTCTCATCTCTGCGTGTAAAACCGCGAGTGCCAGAAGAGTCACAGCGGTGTTGCCGTACTTCCCGTATTCGAGACAACCGCAGAACCCAAAGGTCTCCATGACTGGGACCGCCAtagacgaagaagatgacgaaCTCACAGTACCAAATCCGATGTTAAGACCACGTGCTATTCTGACTAACGCAGCAGCCACCAACATTTTGGGCGCTGTTGATGGATACGGAAAAGACGACAGTGGCTACAAGCAGTGGGTCAGCCCAAACGGAACCCTCATTGCAAACTTGCTCATGGAGGCTGGTGCTGACAGATGCATCACCATGGATTTGCATGACCCACAATTCCAAGGGTTCTTTGACATCTCCGTGGACAACCTCTACCTGAGGCCCTTGTTCAAACGCTATATTATAGACTACGTTCCCAATTACAAGGATTGTGTCATTGTATCTCCTGATAGTGGAGGAGCAAAGAGAGCCACTGCCATTGCCGATGCTTTGGGGTGTCTGTTTGCCTTAATTCACAAAGAAAGGCGTACCAAAGTGACTCCGTTGACCATTGGCTCCCCTATACTATCTGCATCTGTTTCTATGAATTCCACAATATCTACAACAACACATGTGAATAGCTCAATGCTTGTGGGAGACGTAAAAGGCAAAGTTTGTGTGCTTATTGATGATCTCGCAGACACTTGCAACACTATCACTAGGGCAGCGAGActcttgaaagaaacagGTGCCTCCTACGTATATTGCTTGGTCACTCATGCTATCTTCAGCGGCGATGgtcttgagaagattgcCGCCTCAGACATCGACAAGTTCATCACAACTAATAGCATTCCTCAATTGGAGCACATGAATGAACTCGGTGCTGATAGGTTTGAGGTACTCGATGTGTCCCGTATATTTGCAGAGGCTATCAGAAGGATACATAATGGTGAGTCTGTGTCGATGCTTTTTGACCACGGTTGGTAATCACCTTTATTGTTGCATACCTGCAAGATTTGCTCGGGTCTTTCTATCGTGACCACTCTTCCTGTTGTGATTTGCCCTGCTGCTTTTCTGACGCTCGTTTCTGGCATGGGCCCTCTTTTGATTACTGGAATCGGGCTTGGGTGAAGCCTGTTTAATCAGATTCTTTACTTTGAGCTGCCTTTCGGACACCTTTCTATTTGAGAATTGCTCAGCGAAACGCTCCTCGAGTAATCTGAAACGTTTCGGTGACTTCTTGAGCATCTTAAACcatccttcaatttgttcATCAGACCATTTAGAGACActtttgatttcatcacGCAACTTAGTCTTGCGTCCGCTTCTATCGAACGCACTCTCCCCACTACTCTTGAAGTAGCCGAATAGATTAAGCTCGGTCTTCTCGAGCTCATTAGCGATAGCGTTTTGGGGTGTTCCCTCCCTATTAGTAGactcatcatcgtcatcttcaaacaCCGCCAAACgagctttctctttgctACTGGGCTTATGCTCATACTCCTCGAAAGAAACTCCAGTGTTGTGTTCTTGATCGTCGTATGTGTCGTCACGCTCATCCTCGTCGCTCTCGTAAAGCATTTGAAGCGCCGCAGAAAGTGTACGTTTCTTTATTTCGTCTTCACTTAAAGGctgctccttcttctgcaCTGGAGTAGTCGTCTCATTCTCGCTGAGCTGAAATCTCTCAATGCCCCTCCTAAGTTCTTCCTGAGAAACTTGTATCGgtggttcttcttctggcctCTCGAGCTCCTCTGGGATGGACTCTATCATCAGTGGATCATCAAGCAACATGCCAGTGACCTTGTCTGCGTTTCTATCGTTTTTGAGCAAGGCCATTTTGGCCTTGCCTGGGGTCAATGTTGGGAACATATCGAGCAAAAACTCTACGTCCTTCTCATtaacctcttcttcagcagtACCTCCATCAAACTTGAGACTATGCAAAAACGGTAGTTTCTCCTCGAGCCCCGAGTTCAAAGCTTTATATGCATCAGAAATGATAATTGAGCTGAACAATGGGTACGCTGCCATCGACTCAGCGCTGTTGATGCCCAACGTCGACACTAGAGTAGCCAACTTCGACACAGACAACGCCAACACACTGATGACCATGCAATTCTTGACGGTCTCTGCGTGGACACTGCGGCCACCAGAATAGAGCCTTTCAAGCATTTCCACCCACTCTGGCCTCACGAAACCCTCAGCAAACGCCAAGGCACTCAGAGATGACGACATGTTACGGTCCCGATCTTTGGCAAGCACCCTAGCCTTTTTCGCTTGTCCTGAAAGCAGAAATGTCTGTGCCTTCAGCGGAGCCGCATGATGGCccaagagcaagaaaagcACTTGTTGAGCTGAAGCATCAAACGAGCCTTCGGTGATTTGCGTCTCTATGGAAGCCTGGAGCGCTGGCACCAGCGAAATGTTGCTTGATTTGCGGTTGTCATTAAGTGGGCTCTTGAACGTCCCGTCTATAAGCGACCTCACGAGGCTGGCATTCTTTTCCACGTACACAACGACAAAGTGCCATAGGCTGTGGCCGGTGATGCCTAGCTTGACGATGCTGTGAGCCCTTACCACTGCCAAAACATATGCTCGAAGAGTCGCTGTgtttttcttgatgtctGGGTTTATAGCCCCTAGCGAGAAGATTTTGGTTGTCTCTTCTGCTgtttcttgcaagaagctcttgagaaactgCTGCAACTGCTGCTGGGACTTGACTGTGAGAGCAACCTCATCggagagaagaagctgaaaaagCTGGATGTAGCCTTCGAGCAAGTGCACCCAGATTACAGGGTCTTTGTCTATGAGGGAGGAGCGGAGCTTGAACGGCGGGTACTGCGGTATCGGCACCGCCAATTGGTTATCCATAAAGTTGTACAGTGGATGGTGAGGACGGTATAccagaatggctgcgaaatggctgGGTGGAGACAATGGGAACGAtatgaagagagagagataTTGGAGATCGACTtgggtttttttttggcctCTGGCGGAACTGCAATCACGGAATTGTAATTACGGAATTGTCATCTGTGACTTGTTTGGTGTGGTATGCTCTATATTTGTATGTGACGAGAGTATAGCTCAGATTGAAGACTGAGGGTACTTCTCAGTGAAAATTaaaatcaagaagactATTTATTTGACgcatttctttttgcatttGATAGATATTGCTGTATTGTGAATTCTCTGTTTCTACTTTTTCACTTACGTCTTCAACTAAAGCCTGACTCTCACGGATTGTTCAACAGGCTTTGTTCGTAACATTTGTGTGAATCTTCCTCACAGAGACAAGGAGGCAAAGGAAGCAAAGTGTGAACACAAATCGCAAACCCCACTA
This DNA window, taken from Candidozyma auris chromosome 7, complete sequence, encodes the following:
- the APM4 gene encoding Apm4p, giving the protein MISALFIFNAKGDVLMSRLFKSGVRQSVSDVFRIQVINPAARSNSSRDVRSPVLTLGSTSFLHTRLGNMWLVAVTRSNQDSSVIFEFLFTFAALLRHFFLKDPGHQLKEEVITGNFCAIYEMLGEMLQFGYPTNMEPTYLASVVPGLPQPKTGFDFHASLRKPNSEKTLERAASSAMDHSYDSNMVSWRDSGIKYRRNEIFLNVDEKVNITLDNRGRCLRSFIDGVISMKTHLSGMPVCRFGFADDRSDTGLLDKISLDDFKFHKCVDLAKYDTDRVIRFVPPDGAFQLMSYHISNPFVLPFKVVPKVSVVGDRMTIRVILRSTFESTVAATGVTVTIPTPGEILKNNITCTNGKARYSPGENTITWKFSKVFGESEHSLIADLKLPEADEFSSKHSTTNRKPLGLDFTMDMFSASGLSVKFLKVVEKSNYRTVKWIKYTTSAGSYEIRM
- the PRS5 gene encoding ribose phosphate diphosphokinase subunit PRS5 produces the protein MRDLLVFGGSSVPSLAKAICRNLTIQVGEVDSRKFSNGETSITVKDSVREKDVFIVQSGCGEVNDNFIELLILISACKTASARRVTAVLPYFPYSRQPQNPKVSMTGTAIDEEDDELTVPNPMLRPRAISTNAAATNILGAVDGYGKDDSGYKQWVSPNGTLIANLLMEAGADRCITMDLHDPQFQGFFDISVDNLYSRPLFKRYIIDYVPNYKDCVIVSPDSGGAKRATAIADALGCSFALIHKERRTKVTPLTIGSPILSASVSMNSTISTTTHVNSSMLVGDVKGKVCVLIDDLADTCNTITRAARLLKETGASYVYCLVTHAIFSGDGLEKIAASDIDKFITTNSIPQLEHMNELGADRFEVLDVSRIFAEAIRRIHNGESVSMLFDHGW